A region of Panicum virgatum strain AP13 chromosome 8N, P.virgatum_v5, whole genome shotgun sequence DNA encodes the following proteins:
- the LOC120685306 gene encoding polyamine oxidase 1-like isoform X1, with product MSSSTSSALVLAAAVLLAALTVAQHGSLAAAAGPRVIIVGAGMSGISAAKTLSEAGITDLLILEATDRIGGRMHKKNFSGINVEIGANWVEGVNGGKMNPIWPIVNETLKLRNFLTDFSVATNIYKEDGGLYDEAYVQKIIDRADAVESKGEKLSASLPASGSDDISILAMQRLYDHQPNGPATPVDMVVDYFKYDFEGAEPPRVTSLQTTVPNPTFTDFGEDEYFVADHLGYETVVHYLAGQYLKTDSSGKIVDPRLLLNKVVTEISYSSSGVSVRTEDKSVYKADYVMVSTSLGVLQTDLIHFKPKLPTWKILVIYQFDMAVYTKIFLKFPKRFWPVGKGKEFFLYASTRRGYYAAWQQLEKQYPGANALLVTVTDEESRRIEQQSDNQTKAEIMEVLRKMFPGEDVPDATDILVPRWWSDRFYKGTYANWPVGVSRYEVDQLRVLTLLKFSSIAPRKRCASTLSRASMTRRHKLQQTSPLVAPMRIYLWMCIYLFINK from the exons ATGAGTTCCTCCACGTCCAGCGCTCTCGTGCTAGCAGCAGCAGTGCTCCTAGCAGCACTGACCGTAGCACAGCATGGCTCcctcgccgcagccgccggccccagggtcatcatcgtcggcgccgGCATGTCCG GGATCTCGGCTGCTAAGACGCTGTCGGAGGCCGGGATAACCGACCTGCTGATTCTGGAAGCAACGGACCGCATCGGCGGCCGGATGCACAAGAAGAACTTCTCCGGCATCAACGTCGAGATCGGCGCCAACTGGGTGgagggcgtcaacggcggcaaGATGAACCCCATCTGGCCCATCGTCAACGAAACGCTCAAGCTCCGCAACTTCCTCACCGACTTTAGTGTCGCCACAAACATCTACAAGGAGGA CGGTGGCCTCTACGATGAAGCTTACgttcagaagataattgaccgaGCGGATGCCGTGGAAAGTAAAGGAGAGAAGCTGTCTGCCAGTTTGCCCGCCAGTGGAAGCGACGacatttcaatccttgcaatgCAGCGCCTCTACGATCA CCAGCCGAACGGGCCGGCGACGCCGGTGGACATGGTGGTGGACTACTTCAAGTACGACTTCGAGGGGGCGGAGCCGCCGCGCGTGACCAGCCTGCAGACCACCGTCCCTAACCCGACGTTCACCGACTTCGGCGAAGACGAATACTTCGTCGCCGACCATCTGGGCTACGAGACCGTCGTGCACTACCTCGCCGGCCAGTACCTCAAGACCGACAGCTCTGGAAAGATCGTCGATCCACGGCTGCTGCTCAACAAG gtGGTGACAGAGATCAGCTATTCTTCTTCTGGTGTCTCCGTGAGGACGGAGGACAAGTCGGTGTACAAGGCAGACTATGTTATGGTTTCTACAAGCCTGGGTGTCCTGCAAACCGATCTCATTCACTTCAAGCCCAAACTACCT ACATGGAAGATTCTGGTGATCTACCAATTCGACATGGCCGTGTACACCAAGATCTTCCTCAAGTTCCCCAAGAGGTTCTGGCCTGTAgggaaaggaaaagagttcttccTCTACGCGAGCACCAGGAGAGGTTACTACGCAGCGTGGCAG CAACTTGAGAAGCAGTATCCTGGTGCCAACGCCCTTCTTGTGACCGTGACTGACGAGGAGTCAAGGCGTATTGAGCAGCAGTCGGACAACCAGACCAAGGCAGAGATCATGGAAGTGCTGAGGAAGATGTTCCCCGGCGAGGACGTCCCGGATGCCACCGACATCCTCGTCCCGAGATGGTGGTCTGACAGGTTCTACAAGGGCACCTACGCCAACTGGCCAGTCGGTGTCAGCCGCTACGAAGTCGACCAGCTTAGG GTATTGACTCTGCTGAAATTCTCATCAATTGCGCCCAGAAAAAGATGTGCAAGTACCTTGTCAAGGGCAAGTATGACTAGAAGGCATAAGCTCCAGCAAACGTCTCCTCTTGTTGCACCAATGAGAATCTACCTATGGAtgtgcatttatttatttataaataagtAG
- the LOC120685306 gene encoding polyamine oxidase 1-like isoform X2 yields MSSSTSSALVLAAAVLLAALTVAQHGSLAAAAGPRVIIVGAGMSGISAAKTLSEAGITDLLILEATDRIGGRMHKKNFSGINVEIGANWVEGVNGGKMNPIWPIVNETLKLRNFLTDFSVATNIYKEDGGLYDEAYVQKIIDRADAVESKGEKLSASLPASGSDDISILAMQRLYDHQPNGPATPVDMVVDYFKYDFEGAEPPRVTSLQTTVPNPTFTDFGEDEYFVADHLGYETVVHYLAGQYLKTDSSGKIVDPRLLLNKVVTEISYSSSGVSVRTEDKSVYKADYVMVSTSLGVLQTDLIHFKPKLPTWKILVIYQFDMAVYTKIFLKFPKRFWPVGKGKEFFLYASTRRGYYAAWQQLEKQYPGANALLVTVTDEESRRIEQQSDNQTKAEIMEVLRKMFPGEDVPDATDILVPRWWSDRFYKGTYANWPVGVSRYEVDQLRAPVGRVYFTGEHTSDKYTGYVHGAYLAGIDSAEILINCAQKKMCKYLVKGKYD; encoded by the exons ATGAGTTCCTCCACGTCCAGCGCTCTCGTGCTAGCAGCAGCAGTGCTCCTAGCAGCACTGACCGTAGCACAGCATGGCTCcctcgccgcagccgccggccccagggtcatcatcgtcggcgccgGCATGTCCG GGATCTCGGCTGCTAAGACGCTGTCGGAGGCCGGGATAACCGACCTGCTGATTCTGGAAGCAACGGACCGCATCGGCGGCCGGATGCACAAGAAGAACTTCTCCGGCATCAACGTCGAGATCGGCGCCAACTGGGTGgagggcgtcaacggcggcaaGATGAACCCCATCTGGCCCATCGTCAACGAAACGCTCAAGCTCCGCAACTTCCTCACCGACTTTAGTGTCGCCACAAACATCTACAAGGAGGA CGGTGGCCTCTACGATGAAGCTTACgttcagaagataattgaccgaGCGGATGCCGTGGAAAGTAAAGGAGAGAAGCTGTCTGCCAGTTTGCCCGCCAGTGGAAGCGACGacatttcaatccttgcaatgCAGCGCCTCTACGATCA CCAGCCGAACGGGCCGGCGACGCCGGTGGACATGGTGGTGGACTACTTCAAGTACGACTTCGAGGGGGCGGAGCCGCCGCGCGTGACCAGCCTGCAGACCACCGTCCCTAACCCGACGTTCACCGACTTCGGCGAAGACGAATACTTCGTCGCCGACCATCTGGGCTACGAGACCGTCGTGCACTACCTCGCCGGCCAGTACCTCAAGACCGACAGCTCTGGAAAGATCGTCGATCCACGGCTGCTGCTCAACAAG gtGGTGACAGAGATCAGCTATTCTTCTTCTGGTGTCTCCGTGAGGACGGAGGACAAGTCGGTGTACAAGGCAGACTATGTTATGGTTTCTACAAGCCTGGGTGTCCTGCAAACCGATCTCATTCACTTCAAGCCCAAACTACCT ACATGGAAGATTCTGGTGATCTACCAATTCGACATGGCCGTGTACACCAAGATCTTCCTCAAGTTCCCCAAGAGGTTCTGGCCTGTAgggaaaggaaaagagttcttccTCTACGCGAGCACCAGGAGAGGTTACTACGCAGCGTGGCAG CAACTTGAGAAGCAGTATCCTGGTGCCAACGCCCTTCTTGTGACCGTGACTGACGAGGAGTCAAGGCGTATTGAGCAGCAGTCGGACAACCAGACCAAGGCAGAGATCATGGAAGTGCTGAGGAAGATGTTCCCCGGCGAGGACGTCCCGGATGCCACCGACATCCTCGTCCCGAGATGGTGGTCTGACAGGTTCTACAAGGGCACCTACGCCAACTGGCCAGTCGGTGTCAGCCGCTACGAAGTCGACCAGCTTAGG GCACCGGTTGGGAGGGTGTACTTCACTGGTGAGCACACCAGCGACAAATACACTGGCTATGTCCATGGCGCTTATCTTGCAG GTATTGACTCTGCTGAAATTCTCATCAATTGCGCCCAGAAAAAGATGTGCAAGTACCTTGTCAAGGGCAAGTATGACTAG